The stretch of DNA GGCTCATTTGGTTCTGCTCAGTGGAAAGAAACAGATTGGATTGTTAAATTAGGGACACAGAGTGAATCTGCGGTGCTCTTGCAGAGCTTCATAATAAAAGAGAGTTAAGTGCTCAATTTAGGACTCATAAACTGTAAGAGGCTTCTTACTTGAGGAAATTCATGATTCCATGACCATCCCCATGAGTGATAGTGGCATCTAAAATTTTCACAATAGGGTTGAGTAAACTATGTAGTTTGAAGAGATCCAACAAAACATTTAGTGAAAAGGTAATAAATTGCATTCCAAGATACTGTAATATTTGCAATTTGCTGTTTTTGGATTTATGTGTGACACCCACATGTATCAGTAACCTCCATCAATGATCATTTGAAAATATGACAGGATAGAGAAGAAGACTTTTGTGCCTGGAAATTCCAAATGGtgaggattttttcccccaaaacgtCACTTTTgaaaatctcagcacctggtcAAGTAACCCATCAAACCATTGCCATACTGTAAAGTTATGCTCATTTAGTTACTATTATGCTCATTTTGCCCCTTTAAAAATCTTGAGGAATGCATCTCATCTCACAAAAAAGTGCATGTGGAGTTGCAGTTTGCTTCTCTGTTTAGGAACTGCTACTTGTGCAAATTTCAAAAAGTAAAGGTTCCATAATTTGGTGCTTTTGGATTCAGTACTCCCACTGAGCATCCCATTGCTGAAGCACAAACTGTTTCCTCTACAAACGTCTGTCTGTATCCGTCCTCCTGTAGTGAACCTGGCTACCACCGACATCCTGTTTCTGGTGTGCTGTGTGCCCTTCACAGCCACACTCTACCCACTGCCCAGCTGGATCTTTGGAGACTTTATGTGCCGACTGGTGAACTACCTTCAGCAAGTgagatactactactactactactacacacacacacacacacatcccaactATCTGCATAGCCCTGGAAAAGCTTCTACACACCGTGGTATTTTAGTTTGCATGTGAAACAAACCGGCCCATCTTCATCAGATAGCCATATGactttgtatgcatgtgtgtgtgtgtgtgtgtgtgtgtgtgtgtgtgtgtgtgttccaggtgaCTGCCCAGGCAACTTGTATCACCCTGTCTGCCATGAGTGTGGACCGCTGCTATGTGACCGTCTACCCCCTGCAGTCGCTCCGCCACCGCACCCCTCGCATGGCCCTGGCTGTTTCCATATCGATTTGGATAGGTACCACACAAATACAtgtgcaccacacacacttacaagcTTATACACACAGCAGTGAAGTACTGAAAAacttcacacacagcacaaattAAAAGGGCGGCTGAGGGTCTTACATCATCCCCTAACAACCCAAATGTAATTTTTCACGTTGTCTTTAAATTGCTCAGCAAGCAGTCAATAATTTTCTACTTTCACTTTGAAACATAATGAAAGTGCACTTTCTTAGGATGGCGAAGGTATGCActaattgacttacattcattctttacagcctttccctaatgttagccatagccaacttatgcctaaccctaaccatgaccctaactttaaccaataAGCtaaaatgaccactcaaaatgtaaaaaatgacttCATCATTCTTGGGTAAAACAATTTGGTGTCCTGTCCAGGCTCTTTGCTCCTGTCCATTCCTGTGGCCATATACCAGCGTCTGGAGGCCGGCTACTGGTTTGGCCCGCAGACATACTGCAGCGAGGCCTTTCCTTCTGCCAGGCTCCAGAAAGCCTTCATCATCTACAGCTTCCTGGCCGTCTACCTCCTGCCCCTGCTCACCATCACCGCCTGCTACGCCTTCATGCTCAAGCGCATGGGACAGCCCAGTGTGCAGCCTTGTGACAGTGCCTACCACgtaagagagagagtttaagtttttgaagtgaaaatattttggggggaaaagcTCTCAAAGTGGATTCTTTTTTCACTTATGTTGTCTTACGTTACGTAGTTTTTTGATTGAAGTGTCTTTGTCCCACATTCAATCACAAATATGACTGACCTGGTATTTAACTGTCACAGGACATCCTTACCAATGATTAACCACACGAACATGAGCCCAAAATAATCTGAATGCATGAAATGAGAGATTTGAATGAATAAGAAAGGCATAATTATAAGTGAAAAGGCTAGAATCCAAAACTGTAAACTTTTACTCACTTTCAaacccatttttttccactaacaaaaatgtattccaCTTTCAAAGTAAAGGTACACCAGTAACTCCATGGAGAACACCAGTATGCTCTTGATCATTACCAAGCCTTCTTCTCTTTCAGTGTCACTCACCCTCTGTCTCACCACATAtgtcccctctcctcctcccctcccctcctctctgcagctGCACGCCCAGACGGAGCGGGCAGCAGCGGTGCGGGCGCGAGTCTCCCGTATGGTAGCGGTGATGGTGGCCCTGTTCCTCATCTGCTGGGGCCCCATCCAGGTCTGCATCCTCCTACAAGCCTTTGGCCTCCGCAGTTACGTACTCTATAAGGTGACTCACTGCCTTATTACTATCTCACtacattttcatgttgattGAAGAACTTTGGTGGTGATATGATCACTGTCTTTACTTTAGTGCTCCTGCTTCACAAAGCTTCACACAGATCAGTTCTTTTCATTTAAATCTGCTGGGATTTTGCATTCGCAGCTGAAGATCTGGGGTCACTGCATGTCTTATTCCAACTCCTCTGTCAACCCGCTGGTTTATGCCTTCATGGGCAACAACTTCAGGAAGGCCTTCAAGCATGCCTTCCCTGCCATCTTTCTGTGGCGGACCCAGGTGAGAGTCAGAGTGGGgaacagagacggagaggaggaggagggagagagggaatgcCAGGCACCCAAATGCGACACAGAGATGCACTTTCTTTCATCTGAGTCCTAAAGGGCATGCACGCCGTTCGGACACAGCATGctcattgtttatttatagcTCTGGAGATGAGAGCAGTGTGCGTGTGGGCCTGTTCACACAcgtgcgtgcacgcacacacacacacacacacacacacacacacacacacacacacacacacacacacacacagaattcatCATAACATCAGAGAATCGCCAAAGTATTGGGGCACAATATGGGCTCAATATAGAAAGCACTAAGAACACCAGTAAGTGACAGgttcaaacacaacacacacacacacacacacaatgtctgcCATGTGACAGACCAGTCAGGTGATTTTGTCCCTCGTGACCTGCAtgagctgctgaaaatacaacTGCCTTTATCAAATTAGGACTGATCTATAATCAGTTTTCCCCCACAGATTTTACTGAATGTCAGAAGTTTGAGTTTTGACTTGTCCTCTTCATAATTGCTTTTAGAGGCATCAAGAAGTTAAACAACAAAAGTGTGTGATGGGTATAGATTTGATAGTtctagaccagtggttctcaaactgggggGCTCTTGAGATACTTTTTGGGGGGGGTCGCAAGATGATTCAGACATTTTTAACATGCAAATGATTTTTCATATGtcactcttttctctgttttcttgtcAAATACTGAGTCTATGACAAACACACCACGCCTCCTCTGATAATTAAAGACCTCATGAAATGGATTCTTACAttttttgatttgatgtattcCCCGCTGAGACGGGATGTTTGGGCAGGACATACTGGAGGTTAAGATCAtccacaagtgcaaaccaataggacagacctaaccctgaccctaactcaacaggatatcagtttgggagagaaacacaattttatttgaagggataggtggATGAAGATTTGGTATGGTTTTATTGGTGGAAATGTTAATTTTCACCCACTAGTGCActggttaaaatattttgttttaaaggaaGCAGAAGTCATGCGAGGTCATTTCACCGCTCTGTGTGCAGgcattggtttgttttaagggATTATGAACTGGTCTAGACTGATAATATATACTGTGTCGATTTTAagatattattttaacataCAAAGCACTACATAATTTAGCACCATCATGCATCAGTGACATGTTACATCCTCACCATCCTACCCGGCTCATGTTAGACAGtgtcagtatttaaaaaaatgattaaaaactcatctaTACAGAATCATTTACTCATTCTCCTAACCCCCACCACCTCCCACTCTCCATCTGCACCTTAGCCAGTGATCAATCCTCCCCAGCCACCACTGCTGCCTGTTGTTGcctcgatgtgtgtgtgtaatatttgtTTGATGGcatgtttctcctctgtttttttttctgtattcttTATGCCACCACTTGTgtattctattgtattttatttctctctctcccatgtcatgtttttaataaGTAAAGTGTATTGTGACACTTTGTTGTGTGAAATgcacttaaaaataaattggaATTGACTGACTGCTATTGATTGTTACGGGCTGTTCCCAAAGAGCGACTGAGTCATTTGTGGATAGAGCATGTTCAAGTTCCCCTGTTGAATTGTATTGAATAGTTTAAGTGTTGCAGGAAGAATCTGGTTCTGTGCAAGTAAGCTTGTTTTATTGAGTTTTCCTGAAAAAAAGGATGcaaatttgtctgtttttatttcatctaagcatattttgatgtgtgttgctgtggcCTGAACAAGATTTATCAATGTCTTATAATTTAACCTTAGCCCAGTTAGTCGAGTGGATATTGCCagacttttttctcctccagttgTTTGCTCTCTTTTTGATTCTTGTCAcctgcaaccacacacactcacagtgtcAGATGAATCAGCTCCTGTAGTTTAgagcatttcctttttttgtggaGCCACTAGGTGGTGGTTTTCCCTTCTTCGGCCTATGGCCCTTATTTACTTGGTTGCTATAGTAACAGAATATGGGTTGCCAGGTAGATTGATGTCAGCCCACTCCTCGCTCACATCAAGCAAACTGAGCATTAGCAGCAAaagcatttccattttttccccccagttgcTTTTGCTTGTCCAACAGGCGCTGACCAGTGAACAGCCCTGCAGTGTCTGGTAAACTGGTGTCTGTGTTGGCCGTGAAGGCTCATTCTGTACTTGTGCATCCCTACACACATGGTGGAAAAACACTGCAACCCATTTTCTTACAATGTGCTCACTTGTGTCAGTTTCAAAATACTGAATGTGGTAATGGCAATGGCTGTAATTTCTTAAACAATTGCaataatacacaaaaatacTGATAATAATTTGTTCAGTATATGAGATAATAAACAGGCACACTAATAAACTAATAAGGGACATGCACAGTGTTTTCAACAAGAATCTGTCTTGGCCAAGAAATGGACTTATTTGGCTACCAGATCATTAAAAGGTGCATTTTATTGCACCTTTGTGTCCATTACAGTATGAATGCTGTTTCATGTGCAGAGCAAACACATAATGAATGTCTTTgagcaaggtttttttttttttccatgctgtgTTGAGGACACATTTGAACACTCAGAATTATATTTGTGATTGTGGCAGAAATAATGCACTGTATCTACTAGTAGTGACTGATTAGTGTTTTCCTATGaaagaggttgtgtgtgtgtgtgtgtgtgtgtgtgtgtggtgtgtgtgtgtgtgtgtgtgtgtgtgtgtgtgtgagtgagtgagtgagtgagtgagagagagagaggagagagagaggatgagagagagagagagagagagagagagagagaatacacaATAGGCAATAAGACCTGAAAATCCAATGTGTTCTTTAAAAGGCATCTGtaggaaatgaaaatgtgtttttgatgttttcgCGCCACATATTAAAATCTACAATCTATGCAAGGTGCAACATAAGCGATAGGGCTGGCAATAGTAGcctgatatatttttaaagaaattgtCACACACCAAACCTATAGCAAACAAACAGTGAGACTGACCACTCAAAAATCATCAGCCTATAAAAAATGTgagttattattatgattatgattacaCTGTGCGGAGTATAATTTGCATTAGTGTTTTATgtgattatttatgtatttattggtAATCTTTGCCTTATCTATTGCGTTGTGCACGGCGCATCACAATAATTTGTTACAAAACTGTCACAGTATGTTTCCGTGTGGGACGTACGAGCTGACGTGGAGCACGTGAAGGCGTCACAGAGCGTCGGTCTGGAGGAGCACAGGAGGCTCACAGCGCTCAGTCCAGCGGAGGAAACACCAGGGCAACTCATCCCACACCAAACACCGTCTTTGCACCATGGAGCAGAAACAAACCATCAACTTTGGCCCCGGACCTGCAAAACTCCCTCAATCCGTAAGATCCCACCCTCATGTTAACTGTGCGTGGCTGTGAGACAGGCGAGGAAACAAGACAAGTTGGAAATGTGTTATCGCCGCGAGGAGCGTCACTTTTGTCAGTGTAACATTTAGAGCTTTACTTTTGCATTGTGCATCATGCATCTGAGTCCGAGTTTGATGGCTGGCTTATTTCGAGTCTTTTATTGATTGTGGTATGTGTATTTCCCTCGTAGTTGATGCAAGTGACACATTCAAATGTTGAGGCAAAACGGCTTTTTACATGTTTCGATTAGTCTGAATCCTCCTTCCTTGCGGTGAAAGACAGCGACACGCAAATGCCAGCGAGTAAGATTTGCTTTCACTTAAGTGTTCTCGACTTGGCATGTGTCGCCTAACCCGCTGCTGAGTTGCATCAGCCGGTTATCATTCATGTGGAAAGGGGCTTTTGTGCTCCGCTGGCAGCCGAGCAGCCTCTagatggcagaaaaaaaacatttttgatcaAACACCAGCTGCCATGAATCTTACTCGACACAGGTTTTAACGCATGTtctcactactactactacctgaTTCATGGTTTAGGTTTCCTCATGTAGCGCTCCCCTCAGTAATTTTATCAatgagggggggattttgggtTCTTTCaatatctgatttattttaacCCTGATTAACTcagttttaatattatttttagcttaaaacacaacagtattTTAAACTCACTAAATTatgaatttacttttttaagcagttttttttaaatccaaaatattATGAAATGAACCTTTATTAccttttaaagattttaacCAAGTATACCCTCTATCTAATAGAAAATAGAGTcatgaattcacacacacaccaggatttagaaaaataattctcaattatttaatgaatgaatattagTGCAAATGATTAATGCACTATCAACAATGcaaatacatagaaaaataaaattactttttaaaccTTCCAATGAAATTTCCATCTTCCTTaaggaaaatgcaaaattacGCAATACCTCTATTGCAGAATACCAAAAAATAGCCTTTTCCCAAAACAGAATTtggcaaaaacacattaatattaattttcaaGTCACTTAAGGTTTCAAGAGCCCCACAACAGCACACACCTAAAGCAGTCCCATAAAGCCGGCAAACTCACttatttaaacaaataaaaagttgCAGGCTGGTTCAAGGCTAGAGTAAGTTGTGGCCCAAAACACAGATGGCCGCCTTCACTCTTCAGTGAGTAACATAAAACTTGTGTTACCTTAATGTATCTTGTTACTCCTCCAACAGTCACTCACGGGTGCAGGTAAGGTCCATAACAATGTCTCTCAGCACAGTCACTGTATCACCCGTTGGTCCAGTCCGTCTCTCCCAAAAGTTCCACTCTGAAACATACTGCTACGTTGTGCTCTGCAGATGTTAACATTAACCCCATAAATGCTGGTTTTGACAGTAGTTTTCCAGTACACATATTGGTttttacacaaacaaatgaatacaatGAACTTAATAACTAATAGTGCTGTACCATGAATTAAACACTAtactttttaaacaaacaaaaacacatcacatgctttttaaatgcttttaaatctttttaaacTAAACcatatttaaatgattttaatacTATTTATATcataacttatttatttatgacatgtttttttaactGGGTTACACTCAGGTTACTGCTCTCATGTAGGATGTTTTACCCTCCCTGGAATAAAACTTTATCAAAGATTGGATACCACCAGCTAAATTCTGCCTAATTTCAAATCCTCATCGCAGTCTCAGCTGCAAGTCAGTCCTCTCTAAACAGGCATGAAGTTTGTATCTTAAAATTgaagactcgtccatcagaatcagaaatacttcattgatcctcAAGGGGAAATTGAatctgttgcagctgctcacATTcttgagtggaaaaaaaataaaaaaaataaataaatatatatgtgtgtgtgtgtgtgtgtgtgtgtgtgtgtgtgtatgtgtgtatatatatatatacacacacacacaaatgaaatcataaaaaatagaaaagggaaataagaaatacatgtatgcacaggcatgcatgcatCCACCTTGTGTTAAAGACGGCCATAAAAAGCAATGACTATCCTTCACTGTTTGCTTTTGGTTTTGATTCTTGCAGAATTATTTCACCACCAGCTACAGCTCCTTTCCCTTTAGCCCACTAACAAAATCCCTGCAACCCCTCATGTCTGTCACACTTCAGCGGTTTGGAACTGAGATGTTTATTCTGTGACTTAAAACCTGTTGCAGGTGCTGCTTCAGGCACAGAAGGAGCTCGTCAACTACAATGGCATTGGTATCAGTGTTCTTGGTGAGTATAaagaaataactgaaataaatgaatataacaATGTGCATCGTCTGTATTCAGTGCGTTGcgattttttttgtgaaaggaTCATGAAATATACTGTGAGGTAAAGTATGTGCTTTAAATTTGCATTACCTACAGTGAGTGTtgtcttataaataaataagtaagtaattaagtaagtaagtaagtaagtaaatagataaataaataagtcaattaaattcaattttctCATCATTGTGAATTCTGCAGAGTTGATTTTGTTTGAAGAAATGGCAGATTGGTTCCTTTCTGACAGTAACAAGCAACAAGTTCACtgacaaatacagacagattttatttaatttactcAAAACAATATATTAATATCTGAAACTGATACATTGTGTATTTGATGATGCTGTGGAGGATGATCAACAAATTGCTTCTGTCATGTGAGAATCTGGAGACGTTTCTCTCAGCTCTTGGGCTCACCAAACACTTTCAAAACTTACTggagaaaagagacaaacaaacaaagaacagCAGAGTCAGCAAGTTAAAACAAGGCTGTGCTTCTTAGttttgaaaagctgacattttggagatatgtGGCTTTCAATGACGGCGAATGATATATGAATATATCGACATTGCTTTGATGATGAGATGCACAAGGGGAAGCAGCCCATCAGCAGAATGAAACGGCAGCTTTTGCAGCTGATCTGTATTTCCTGAATCAGTGGAAGTTGCTCTGGATAAGTATGTCAGTGTTAAATGCCTTAAATGTAAATTAGATCATCTAAAAAGTGAGTAAAAGGCATTTTAAAcaaactctgtctgtctgcgagATGAAATTCAAACGGAACTGATTTTGTCCCAACAGAGATGAGTCACCGATCGTCGGACTTCAGCAAAATCCTCAGCTCAACAGAGAGTCTCCTGCGAGAGCTGTTGTGAGTATCTCATCTGTTACTTCACATGGCTTTTATAATCCCTCTTCTCCACTTCCCCTGTGTGACTCCAGTTTGAGCATTCCTTATACACTGTGGTAAGCCAGCATCTCAAAAAATTCAGATGATGGGTAGagtaaaaatgccattttaaaaaaaaaattacaaacactGGAAAAATGGCTGCTGGATTAATGACAAAGGAATAATAAAGCTAAATGAATTCCCTGTACATACTGCTCGACACAGAagtcctttctttctcttggaAAAACAGCAGGATAGTGAAACTTTGACGTTGCTGGCTGCTTGTGCCCACATGCCC from Myripristis murdjan chromosome 9, fMyrMur1.1, whole genome shotgun sequence encodes:
- the kiss1rb gene encoding KISS1 receptor b, which encodes MTVDPTANRDADCGSVCNESAALEGQGLPVLVDAWLVPTFFGLIMLIGLVGNSLVIHVVTKHQQMKTVTNFYIVNLATTDILFLVCCVPFTATLYPLPSWIFGDFMCRLVNYLQQVTAQATCITLSAMSVDRCYVTVYPLQSLRHRTPRMALAVSISIWIGSLLLSIPVAIYQRLEAGYWFGPQTYCSEAFPSARLQKAFIIYSFLAVYLLPLLTITACYAFMLKRMGQPSVQPCDSAYHLHAQTERAAAVRARVSRMVAVMVALFLICWGPIQVCILLQAFGLRSYVLYKLKIWGHCMSYSNSSVNPLVYAFMGNNFRKAFKHAFPAIFLWRTQVRVRVGNRDGEEEEGERECQAPKCDTEMHFLSSES